One Salvelinus fontinalis isolate EN_2023a chromosome 22, ASM2944872v1, whole genome shotgun sequence genomic window, cggcggacagtttcagaaatagggggtccagattgtcaagcccagctgatttgtatgggtccaggttttccagctctttcagaacatctgctatctggatatgggtaaaggagaagctggggaggcttgggcgagtagcagcggggggggtaggggctgttggccaaggttggagtcgccaggaggaaggcatggccagccattgagaaatgtttgttgaagttttcgattatcatggacttatcagtggtgaccgtgttacctagcctcagtgaagtgggcagctgggaggaggtgctcttgttttccatggactttacagtatcccagaactttttggagttagagctacaggatgcaaatttctgcttgaaaaagctggcctttgctttcctgactgactgcgtgtattggttcctgacttccctgaacagttgcatatcgcgggggctcttcgatgctattgcagttcgccacaggatgtttttgtgctggtcgagggcagtcaggtctggagtgaaccaagggctatatttgttcttggttctgcattttttgaacggagcatgcttgtctaatatggtgaggaagtgacttttaaagaatgaccaggcatcctcaactgacgggatgaggtcaatatccttccagggtacccgggccaggtcgattagaaaggcctgctcgcagaagtgttttagggagcgtttgacagtgatgaggggtggtcgtttggccgcggacccgtggcggatacaggcaatgaggcagtgatcgctgagatcttgattgaagacagcagaggtttatttggagggcaagttggtcaggataatgtctatgagggtgcccatgtttacggatttagggttgtacctggtgggttccttgatgatttgtgtgagattgagggcatcaagcttagattgtaggactgccggggtgttaagcatatcccagtttaggtcacctaacagaacaaactctgaagctagatggggagcgatcaattcacagatggtgtccagggcacagctgggagctgaggggggtcggtagcaggcggcaacagtgagagacttatttctggagagattaatttttgaaattagaagttcgaactgtttgggcatagacctggaaagtatgacagaactttgcaggctatctctgcagtagattgcaactcctccccctttggcagttctatcttgacggaaagtgttatagttgggtatggaaatctcagaatttttggtggccttcctaagccaggattcggacacggcgaggacatcagggttggcagagtgtgctaaagcggtgagtaaggcaaacttagggaggaggcttctgatgttgacatgcatgaggccaaggctttttcgatcacagaagtcaacaaatgagggtgactggggacatgcagggcctgggtttacctccacatcacccgaggaacagaggagtagcaggatgagggtgcggctaaaggctatcaaaactggtcgcctagagcgttggggacaaggaataaaaggagcagatttatgggcgtggtagaatagattctgggcataatgtgcagaccagggtatggtggggcacgggtacagcggaggcaagcccaggcactgggtgatgataagagaggttgtatctctggacatgctggtctcaatgggtgaggtcaccgcatgtgtggggggtgggacaaaggaggtatcagaggtacggagagcggaactacagggtccattgcaaaccaaaacaatgataaccagcctgaacaacagtatgcaaggcatattgatatttgagggagacatgcagtaaggcgtaaagtgattgcaggtcttgattgggagagctagctaaaacaacaggtgatataacagcagctagtcagctaacacagcaacagtaggtaaaaatggcgacggctaggcagagagggtcagattaactacacacagatcctgagttaaagcacagagccgacagataaaacacaaataaacggaatggagtaccgtgaattaatggacagtcaagcaggcatcagctatgtagccaagtgatcatagtgtccagggggcagccgtagatggggcagtgaggcctccactaaactagcccgcggcgtttaaagttagtagcccggggggaggtctgctcagacggagggggtctgctcagacggggccggttgagggcacagcggatgggctattcgtctgcagaccagacgtggtcgtgtcgacagagaatccaagccggatggcgatggcgaaagagaggttgtctgttcagatagcagccggtatgctcaagacagctaacgattagcgtgcCGCAGTTAAcatatgggcgttcaggttacgtcgcgatggaggggccagttgaataactcccttgggcagataacgtcggtatccctgtcgtgaaggcccggtggggctccgcatcggcagtaaacgggtccggataggtgattgtagcccaggagtggctgatggaactcttcagctggctagctccgggataattggtgtttgctccagaattgatgttagccaatagtcactcggatagcagctggttagctgcaagatccaggtgtaaatgtccagagcttgcggtaaaaatccggggatatggagagaaaaaaggtctggtatgctctggtctgagtcgcgttgtacaaaactggcaatagttttccgagctaaaggatagctgatgagcgctagctgtggttagctgaactactaacgttagcttgtgagctggctaacttctggctagtttctgttgttgatttcggatacgaggtgaataatacctttgaggaaaaaaaacagatccgcaccacttttggtgaggtgggttgcaggagagtgttttgaagttgagtttttaagaagaaaaaaatatatataaaaagaaatgcgaagaaaaatatataaaatatatatacacgggacaggacgaggacaaaggacatcttgGATTCGAATTTATGACATTTGTTTTGTGACCAGACTGATGGAAAGTAGTCCTTTTCTTGTTCTTTATTGCAGGAGCGTGAGTCGGAATTGGCTCAGATTCGTAACCGTTTCCAGAAAGGGAACAGCATTTGGAAGAACAAGGAGGAGGTGGCAGACACGAAGAAACTCACACAGGCCAAGGTTGGTGGGGAAATATATTTCGGTCCCGCTTGGACAAAACTTCATATCTGCAGACTGGTGTATGATGGACGACTGCAAATCAGTTATGAAGGAAATGTTATTGAGCCTGTAATAATTTTTCTCAGGATCTGATTGAGCAGCCTGAGGAGAGGGGGCCTGTTGTCTCCCAGCCTGATGATGAGCCAACAGCTTCCCCTCTGGATAGCCTGAATGCTGCTCCCAAGAAACCCACCACCCCAACCTCCATCCCTGTGAAGAGAGTAGAATTCTCAGCGGAGAAGCCTTCTGAGGAAGAAACACAGGAGGAGGAATCAGGTACTGTATTTACTGAGTACACTACTTGATCATACTAACTTGGCTTTCTTAAGATTACACTAATCATAGAGGTCTTCGGATGCAAATTTCTGAATTTTTGTCTGAAGTTTTCGGTCATTAACAAACTTAGTCAGAGCAGTCCCCCTTATAATTTAAGTGATGGCGTCACTGTAACATTCCACTCACTATTGTCTCACTGCAGACGAAGAAGAGAGTCATGAGATGGAGATGAACGTGGACCAGTCCAACAACTCTGAGATCAACAACTTTGACGGGTTCCAGGACCAGAGTGAGGAGCTGAGTGgtgaggaaggagaagaggaggaagataaaCTGAACATCTCCTCGATGTCCATCCTGGCCCCCTTCTCTGAGTCTGTGGCTGCTGTGATCAAGAGCCCAGTAAGGAAGATGATGGTGAGTTACAGTACAAAGCTGGAAACAATGGGGGGAAAATGCTAAGCATACAAAGCATAATAATCTTTCAGCTATTTAATGTATTGGACTGCTTTTGAATGGAAGCTTGTCATATTTTTTTTGTGCTCATGGACTAATGTCATGGCTAGTAATGACATTTTTGGGCCAACCTAATACATCTTTATGTATATCCCTGCCTAGACGTCGACCCCAGCCAGTTCATTCAACGCTAAGAGCCAGACTCCTGACATTGTTTCCAGACCCAGTAAATTCCAAAGGGCTCGCTTGCTCCGGGCTGGATCATCAGACAGCCTAGAGACAGACGAACATGAGGACCACAACCTTCCCTACAGGTAACCAACCACTCAACGCCACATATCCTAACTGGTGCCTTACTGAATTGATGGTATCTAATGTAACTGGCTGAGGTTCAACCCTTCAAATGATACGTCAacaacatttttatttgtcatttTAGTTTCGCTGAGTTCAAGATACGACCCCTAACTATTTTCTCTTCGGTTATTCAGACTCTTGTATCCAATTAACACTCTGTTGATACTTGTTCACCCTCTACATGTGTTTTCCTTTCTCTTCTAGTATTGATGCGTACAGGTCGACCAGGATCAAGGAGAGTACCGAGAGGCCCTGTGTGAAGCAGGTCATCGTGAAGAAGGAGGACGTGTCTCGGAGAGCAGCAGAGGAGCCTAGGAGCCAAGGACACACCAGCATCAAACAGAAGATGAAGGTAAAGGCACGACAGACCGGTAGGATTGTTGAGCGTCTGCCGGCCGAGAGTACTTAACACCTCAGAACAGAGTGCTGCTGTAATTTGCAAACTGATTCCACATGTAGAAAACGGACGGAAATTACGTACGTCAATCGCCAATGGCGGGTGGTCCTTATAACACACTGTGCCGACAGCAAGTAAACGAATGGCCCTGTACTGTTCAGACCAACAACTGAGTTTTCTCCTGTTGTGTCgtcagtaaacttaatgatggtgttggagtcgtgcttggccacgcagtcatggttgaacagggagtacaggaggggactaagcacacacccctagagggcccctgtgttgaggatcagtgtggcagatgttgtTGCTtagccttaccacctgggggcggcccatcgggaagtccaggatccagttgcagagggaggtgtttagtcctagggtccttagcttaggaATGAGCTTAAAgggcactacggtgttgaacgctgagctgatgctaatgaacagcattctctcaTACAGTTGAAATCATaacaacttgtttttcaaccactccacaaatttcttgttagcaaacaatagttttggcaagttggttaggtcatctactttgtgcataacaaaagtaatttttccaacaattgtttaccgacagattatttcactaacacaattccagtgggtcagaggtttaaatacactaagttgactgtgcctttaaacagcttggaaaattccagaaaatgtcatggctttagaagcttctgataggctaattgacatcatttgagtcaattggaggtgtacctgtggatgtatttcaaggcctaccgtcaaactcagtggctctttgcttgacatcatgggaaaagcaaaagaagtcagccaagacctctgtgaaaaaaaattgtagacctccacaagtctggtttatccttaggagcaatttccaaatgcctgaaggtaccacgctcatctgtacaaataatagtacgcaagtattatcaccattggaccacgcagccgtcataccgctcaggaaggagacgtgttctgtctcctagagatgaacgtacttaggtgtgaaaagtgcaaatcaatcccagaacaatagcaaaggaccttgtaaagatgctggaggaaacgggtacaaaagtatctatatccacagtaaaacgagtcctatatcgacataacctgaaaggccgctcagcaaggaagaagccactgctccaaaaccaacataaaaaagccagactacggtttgcaactgcacatggggacaaagattgtactttttggagaaatgtcctctggtctgatgaaacaaaaatagaactgtttggccataatggctatctttatgtttggaggaaaaagggggaggcttgcaagctgaagaacaccatcccaaccgtgaagcatgggggtggcagcataacgttgtgagggtgctttgctgcaggaggggaaaaattaaacaatttaaaggcaaatctaccaaatattaattgagtatgtaaacttctgacccactgggaatgtgattaaagctgaaataaataattctctactattattctgacatttcacattcttaaaataaagtggtgatcctaactgacgtaagtcggggaatttttactaggattaaatgtccgaaattgtgaaactgagtttaactgtttggctacggtgtatttaaacatctgacttcaactgtaggtgttctttttgtcaaggtgggaaagggcagtgtggtgtGCAATAGAGTTTGcatcatctgttggggcggtatgcaaattgcattttggtctagggtttctgggatgatgtgagccatgaccagactttcaaagtactgcatggctacagacgtgagtgctactggtcggttgtcatttaggcaggttacctttgtgttcttgggcacagggactatggtggtctgcttaaaacatgtaggtattacagactctgccAGGgacagattgaaaatgtcagtgaagacacttgccagtcggTCAGTGCGtactcggagtacacgtcctggtaatccttctggccctgcggccttgtgaatgttgacctgtttaaaggtcttactcacatcggctaccgtgAGCGTGATCACTTCAGAGTGAATTTCAGAGGTGGCCCTGTCCTACTGTTGGGAATAGTAAGAGATGTAGTAGTAGAGTATAAAATGTCACTCTGTACAAAAACCAGACTTCATAGATTCAAGGTGTAAGTGCTCTGAGTGCAAAATATGTTACTTCTTATAAGTACATCCCTTGATCTATTCCCCCTCATTCCATGTAGGTTCTTCTGACCACTGATGATGATTTCCTCGTtccatgtgaccaataagatgTCATCTTTCTGATTACTTGTAGGTTCTGACCTATGAGATGAACCTGCAGCAGACTGTGATCAGCCAGGCTAGCCAGGCCCTGAACTGCTGTACTGATGAGGAGCATGGGAAAGGCTCGCAGGTGGAGGCAGAGGCTGAGAGGCTGCTGCTCATAGCCAGTGAGTTCCCCTTCCACCCCTACAACATCAGTGCACACACTGATAGCCAATCCCAATTTGCTCCATACCCCTTGGGGATGGGCTTTTATATCTTACGACTATCGACATGCATTTCACACAAACATTGCATTCTGTTTTCTTCAGTCTTTCTTACGTTTTTTCTTGTCACCCTCCAGCGGAGAAGCGGGGGGCACTGAAGGCAGAGTTGGACCGTCTGAAGGGAGAGGGTCCTAGCGGTCATAGGAGGGGGCAGGGTGGGGACATGGGGGTCTCCGCCTCCAAgggatccatctctctcctggaGCTACGATTGCCCCTCAAGGCTGACTTTGTCTGCTCTGCTGCTAACAAGCCAGGTAGAGACCCAACACCCAACAATTATTACTTAATTATTTCTTCTAaccatgtttttttatttgtatttttgctGGTGAATGATGTATGTCTTTAGTGTGTAATGTGCCTTCAACCAAATTGCCTTTGTGGACAATGCAGTTATATTGATCTCCTGTTTTCCACATTGTACTGTCTAAAACAAGATACAAGTAGATTGTTCAATCCAATTGTAATATACTTCATGTATAGTGTGTTAGACTGAACTCATGACATTTTCCACTTTATGTATGTGTTTATTCCAGAGTGGTCCAGCCATTACTTCTTCATCATGATCCGTGCTGGAGCTGAGAATACAGTtgctactccactagccagcacaaGTAGCGCTATCAGTGGAGATGCAATCACCTTCTCTACCAAGTTCACCATGTGAGTTAAACTGCACCAATTGTCTCTCTGAAATGCTGTAGAATAGTACCACTGTCATGTCATGCCCTCTCTGTCATACATGTTCTaatgcctttctcgctctcttccaTTTTAGGCCTGACGTCTCTAACGACTTTGCAATTGATATTGAGGTTTACTGCCTGGTGAGTTCTTGCTGCTTTTTGTAAATGCAGATGTGATGATTGTTATTGTTTGACGAGGACTTGAGCTGAGATATTACTCACTCTAACCCTGGTTATTTCTTCAGGTGCAGAAGCGCGAGTTGAACCCTGACAAGAGGAAGAAGCCCAGCAAGTCAAAGGTGTGATTTAATCAAATATAGTGTAACAAACTACAATTCAGTTTATTGAATATTTGAACTTGGAATATTCTATCTTTCCTTCTAGTTTCTACTTGAATACAGTGCGATTGTTATGTATCAGAAAATGCATTTATACCATTGCATTTAGAGATATGTTTAAACAACGTCCTGTCTCTAAGATGAGATTTGGTAGAGCTGTGTTCACGAGGCCCACAACTTGTGCTTGTCAGTAGGGACTCATTTTCCAAAAAAACGACTCACCTTTTGGTGTGGGTGTACTGTAATTTTACTGCTCGGTAGTAGAACAGCTAACACTAGGCATACCTGGGCCTACTGCTTCCCAACACACATTAGGCTCCACTTTCCATTCCAACACAAGGTGAAGGGTCTCTTTTGAAAGGCTTTGTTCACAGCTCTCAATGGTAGGGTTGGTTTAGTCAGTGTTTTGAATTACCCATTCATTCACTTGTCTATGTCCTGACGTAACCACTTCTGAAACTGAATCACCTTTTCTCTTTCTAGGCCATCACTCCCAAGAGGTTCCTCTCTGTAAGCTTTCATTCTTACCGTCCTTCTCTAATACACTACTACCTACTGGTCATATACAGAATGTTTGTTTGAACACTTATCGTATCTGTTCAGGGGGATTGGTAGGAATGATCGCCACATGGAAAATGTAGAAATGCATTATACTATTATTCTGTTACTGTTGTCATATATGATGTTTGCAATACGTAAAGTCAGCGATCTTGTAAATTATTCTAAACATGCCTCTCTTCGTAACATCTCTCTCTTTGCCCCTGTAGAAGAGCAGTTTGACTCCAGGTAAGGATACGTTTTAAATAACTGCTGATAGTGGATAATTTTTATGGTTTTACTTGCAGTAATTGTGATGTGTGGTTCAGTTGATAATTCTTATTCATTTTGCAAGTCTCTCTGGATGATAATGTCTgctaaaacactttttttttataGCTTAAACAAAAAaatcctcttctctcttttcagTGGTGGCCAGTCCTGGGGGCCCTAATACAGTCCGCACCAGTAACTTTGTCCTGGTCGGGTCTCACAAGCTGACTCTTGCGTCAATTGGGAAAAACAAGTTTCTATTGGAGAAGGTAAAATCCAAAGACTTTTGTAACATTTTAACTTTTTTGTTCTGACTCTTCACTTCCATTTCTGTCCTGAATTCACCCTCTATTTCCACTTAGGCTGACCTCTGCTGTGTCTGCACACAATACCAGTTAATGTCCAGGGTAATCGTAGGGTAGGGGGTAACATTTGTTGAAGTTAGAACTGACTGTTGTCCTGATAGAGGCCGGAGCAGGGAGACAGGCCTGCAAATCTGAAACACaacgcgcacacacagacagtcttTGTTCTCCCGCCTGCACTGTCTGTGTGCTGCCTGCCCGCCTCGTACGCTCATTCACTCACACTCCTTGTTTCTCTCTTTTAGATCAAATATGAAGGCATTGAGAGAGAGCTTCTTAGAGACATGTTTCACAGCAAGGTTGCTACTCCATCCATAACCACTAATAttttggggtgtgtgtggtggttTGTGACCAAAATAATCTGTTTCTGTTGTGGCACTAACATTTCTAACCTCAATCTACAAGTTGGTTGGTATTGTCGTGAGGAAAGTAAGTTGTGCTGGATGtcttttgtatgttttttttttaagtgggTGTTTCAGGCACAGCATCCAGTTAAGTTCTCACCATCTAGCCAACTGACTCTTATTAGAAGACAACAGGCTTGCAATTCTACCTAAAACCTCGTTAACCCCATCTGTCCTGTCACCCAGCATTTTGTGGAGGTGTTGGTTGTTTTTCAGCTGAGGCCTGTGTTACATGTCCTGTGTAATCTGTTCCAGGTGCCTTTCCTGTGCCCCATGGAGGGCCATATCTACCTGAAGATGCAGTGTGAGGTGGGCTccctggtggaggagagaggctTCCTGGTGAGTACACGCATGCATCAGATGCAGTGtagacatacagtggggcaaaaaagtatttagtcagccaccaattgtgcaagttctcccacttaaaaagatgagaggcctgtaattttcatcataggtacacttcaactatgacagacaaaattagggggggaaatccagaaaatcacattgtaggatttttatgaatttatttgcaaattatggtggaaaataagaatttggtcacctacaaacaagcaagatttctggctctcacagacctgtaacttcttctttaagaggctcctctgtcctccactcgttacctgtattaatggcacctgtttgaacttgttatcagtataaaagacacctgtccacaacctcaaacagtcacactccaaactccactatggccaagaccaaagagctgtcaaaggacaccagaaacaaaattgtagacctgcaccaggctgggaagactgaatctgcaataggtaagcagcttggtttgaagaaatcaactgtgggagcaattattaggaaatgggagacatacaagaccactgataatctccctcgatctggggctacacgcaagatctcaccccgtggggtcaaaaatGATCAAAAGAAcgatgagcaaaaatcccagaaccacacctagtgaatgacctgcagagagctgggaccaaagtaacaaagcctaccatcagtaacacactacgccgccagggactcaaatcctgcagtgccagacgtgtccccctgcttaagccagtacatgtccaggcccgtctgaagttagCTAGAGAGCATTttgatgatccagaagaagattgggagaatgtcatatggtcagatgaaacgaaaatagaactttttggtaactcaactcgtcgtgtttggaggacaaagaatgctgagttgcatccaaagaacatcatacctactgtgaagcatgggggtggaaacatcatgctttggggctgtttttctgcaaagggaccaggacgactgatccgtgtaaaggaaagaatgaatggggccatgtatcgtgagattttgaatGAAAACCTCCTttcatcagcaagggcattgaagatgaaacgtggctgggtctttcaacatgacaatgatcccaaacacaccgcccgggcaacgaaggagtggcttcgtaagaaacatttcaaggtcctggagtggcctagccagtctccagatctcaaccccatagaaaatctttggagggagttgaaagtccgttttgcccagcaacagccccaaaacatcactgctctagaggagatctgcatggaggaatgggccaaaataccagcaacagtgtgtgaaaaccttgtgaagacttacagaaaacgtttgaccgctgtcattgccaacaaagggtatataacaaagtattgagaaacttttgttattgaccaaatacttattttccaccataatttgcaaataaattaattaaaaatcctacagtgtgattttctgttttttttttcttcattttgtcGTTTttctcatagttgaagtgtacctatgaggaAAATTACAgtcctcatctttttaagtgggagaacttgcacaattggtggctgactaaatacttttttgccccactgtagcctAAACATAGATTTACAGATTTAAATCACCCATGCCCTCAGGTTGTCAGACTAACATTTTGTTATTTAGAGGGGAGACGTTTGAAATTTCACCTTGGACAGGCTTGAACGCTTTCTTAATCTGTATATTTTTTGTTTTACAGACTATGTTTGAGGATGTGAGTGGATTCGGAGCATGGCACAGGAGATGGTGTGTCCTGTCAGGATACTGTATTTCCTACTGGACCTACCCTGATGATGAGAAACGCAAGGTAGGGGGATGTTGAAGCCAACTATTGGAGTCTTTAGTTTTGAATGATGAGCCCTGTGAGTAATTTTTCAGGACCAGTGGGAATAGGCATTCAGGTTTTGTGGTTATTCTTGACGGTTTTAATGTACTAGTATGTCAATTCATGTTGCTACCAATTAGAGTAGCTTTTAATGTATTTTAATTGTCATTACATTTCTTTGGGTGGGTTCATGTCTTTCTAGAACCCAATGGGTCGCATCAACTTGGCCAACTGCACCAGTCGTAAGGTGGAGCCAGCCAACCGAGAGTTCTGTGCCAGACCCAACACCTTTGAGCTGATCACCGTCCGGCCtcagagagagaacgacagagagacGCTCGTCAGCCAGTGTGAAAACACCATGTGTGTCACCAAGTAAGTCACTGGTCGAAGTTGCTATAGTACCCTGTGTTGTTTTGTAGGCAAATACCTTGGGTGGAGCAGTTATTTGAAGTCTTGAAGATTGATGGCTTATTTTATGACATTTGACAGACTGAAGACCAAGTTTTCTATTTTCTGCACTCTACTCCCTGAAGTGAGCACTTGTTCACTCCCCCTCAAAGATTTAAAAACAATTGGATGTGTGTAGGCAGTGTCTAGTGTTACCATATTTCTTAAaacaatccaatgcttttaaatcaTTCAGGGAAGGGAACGAGTGCGCGCTTCCGGGAGAAGGGAGGTAAACTGACTTGGGTCTCCGGTCCAGTATACTGAAACGCATAATATGACTCTTTCCGTGTACCTGCAGGAACTGGCTGTGTGCTGACACAAAGGACGAGAGGAACCTGTGGATGCAGAAGCTCAACCAGATCCTGGTGGACCTGCGCATGTGGCAGCCAGACTCCTGCCACAGGCCTGTGTGAGAGCACAGCTCCCCTGCCTGGACTAGAGGGCTAACAACaccctgcatggttctgggtCTTGCATATGGACTGTCACGATCAGTGACACTTACGATGACTAAGTGCAATACAGTATTAAAGTTATTAAATAGGATTTACAGGTGTATTATATTTTTAGAGATGCTTTAGTGGACAGTCAAGACAATTTTTaagtcagggatgggcaactggggGCCCCCTTTTGTAGCCCCCCATTCTCCAACTCAGTCTGGGTCTCAACCAGGGTTTTCATTAGGAAAATGGACGTTTGACCAGCCACATTTTAATTTACAGGACATTTGAGAAATCTGCCGGAGCCATATGTATTGGCTGCGTAATCTGATTAGGGTGTCCACCcacagtgctcagaatgacagaaatcacattttgaTTATGGTAAAGTCATATTAATAGAACATTCAAGTCGGCTGCAGCGATGTGCGGTCCTGATTCTGATGGCCACTTTGAAGTTGTTAGAATCACTGTCCACATTTACCTTTCCTCGGCCAACAACACGAGCCACGGACAGCAAAACCACTagctatgtcaatctactatccttcatagtagaaaagttgacctattctat contains:
- the LOC129820070 gene encoding anillin-like isoform X1, giving the protein MDPFTEKLLERTRARRENLQKKMAERSTASNRQMAKRAREPLAETCNSLVTEPVVDKAPQHSTKPSPSKRSRSGELDKPTIIGEENREPAMPPRTLTPTQSDPQTDRKPPTGPASILSASSLERVDVCPAPPIPEPGAMVATQLVPEQVRTREVARPAPKPEKVAVSTAPRRTRDVEVVPTSPVLQRSREEQREAPTSSTPAAMKSRLARLAEQRQYWDSEGTSEVPDISAALSPVKNQTQSRQAVAPVPTPVHAAAFSEAPVGRKGRLANLAATIGSWEDDLSHADTRSSRDNAQGKPGSVSTATPAWRRQAGAKPTSAAADRPQMSQSSNRKPALDSNQQPVHSPVKSTRAFPPSPQKTEVPEARPALRTGRGLPSPVSSPQRSYQGRASAFTPSPQKGAFSSASPVPQSPLKNQALSRALEVNGSPEKPELPTQPSTIGPTGPSVLQTRERFTKETTPATPLQQRGTAGATGPSVLQTRERFTKETTPATPLQQRGTAGATGPSVLQTRERFTKETTPATPLQQRGTAGATGNPAGVKSFMERFGERCQERSGLSSPATCHGAATHNPNVVNPSRAGLAGRTPVVSQSVTPNTRLVQERLRAAQAANTATALAQKQKLERESELAQIRNRFQKGNSIWKNKEEVADTKKLTQAKDLIEQPEERGPVVSQPDDEPTASPLDSLNAAPKKPTTPTSIPVKRVEFSAEKPSEEETQEEESDEEESHEMEMNVDQSNNSEINNFDGFQDQSEELSGEEGEEEEDKLNISSMSILAPFSESVAAVIKSPVRKMMTSTPASSFNAKSQTPDIVSRPSKFQRARLLRAGSSDSLETDEHEDHNLPYSIDAYRSTRIKESTERPCVKQVIVKKEDVSRRAAEEPRSQGHTSIKQKMKVLTYEMNLQQTVISQASQALNCCTDEEHGKGSQVEAEAERLLLIATEKRGALKAELDRLKGEGPSGHRRGQGGDMGVSASKGSISLLELRLPLKADFVCSAANKPEWSSHYFFIMIRAGAENTVATPLASTSSAISGDAITFSTKFTMPDVSNDFAIDIEVYCLVQKRELNPDKRKKPSKSKAITPKRFLSKSSLTPVVASPGGPNTVRTSNFVLVGSHKLTLASIGKNKFLLEKVPFLCPMEGHIYLKMQCEVGSLVEERGFLTMFEDVSGFGAWHRRWCVLSGYCISYWTYPDDEKRKNPMGRINLANCTSRKVEPANREFCARPNTFELITVRPQRENDRETLVSQCENTMCVTKNWLCADTKDERNLWMQKLNQILVDLRMWQPDSCHRPV